Proteins encoded within one genomic window of Fibrobacterota bacterium:
- a CDS encoding efflux RND transporter permease subunit — MEKLVTDKIEDKLQGLDGMKKSTSQSMESVSLIQVEFNADVPVETALRRVKDKVDEAKPDIPDDAKEPVVTELNFSNMPIFVISLSGDYESERLDRLADDLKDRMKALPGVLNADLTGKQTKEVAIDADPYRMRQYGVSLDDLMKTVQGNHRNIPGGTLVAGGNRFSIQLTGELSNPDDFANLIVRGTRSSLVRVRDVANVHFGYARDRSTVFRLHGKNSVAISLTKRPGSNIVELVDQAKAIVAELQPSWPHGTEVKYTLDQSIAIRRMFHELINHILTGVLLVFIVLTFFLGARNSFFISTAIPFSMMMGFLVLDYSGITLNMVVLFSLVIALGMLVDDGIVVVENIYRHLTMGKNRVQAAIDGTKEVMLPVATATLTTIFAFLPLLLMPGMMGQFFKYLPITVSVTLAGSLFVAFVFNPVFASLFMVKSPKLEEGGERWEKVKQRYGGALDRIIVHPWLIFAFCVLFFVGGIMVYGATHLGVLFFPKIDPLVAAVGVTGPLGIDISETDSALKVVEKKLFTMPADSADVDAFSGVVGFGPPDNNGGDRQPESHKAYVDVSFKDYSERNVSSWLSMDWMQRNMKDILPGWKVSVKEQQQGPPQGHPVSFEVVGDDFGMLSKLAGDLKAKIATIPNVVNPDWDYDPVRPELRVDIDREQAKALGVTTADVALAVRGSIHGIEAAKFRVGKDEYDVMVRLDPKTRENFQGLDQITVPHDGAQVPLTSMVRITQGASLAKISHVEGNRTIQVWGDMAPGVQDESGAKAAGAKIAAELNKTAPPGYRIQAGSSNREQDDTTRFLFKAFFMAVSLVFLIVVMQFNSVLQPFLVLIGVLLAIGGVYWGLAIMQVPFAIMMTGIGIIALAGVVAKNGIVLIDFINHLRRHGHPLRQAVVEGGATRLRPVLLTAVTAMLGLLPMATGWGLDFVHFGFETKSESALWWKPMAWAIFWGLAFNTLLTLVVVPTFYYSWEKIKEKRGWKVKEDLTDAPLDGLPAGNSNGVVARGH; from the coding sequence ATGGAAAAGCTGGTCACCGACAAGATCGAGGACAAGCTCCAGGGCCTGGACGGGATGAAGAAGTCCACCAGCCAATCCATGGAAAGCGTCTCGCTGATCCAGGTGGAATTCAACGCCGACGTGCCCGTGGAGACCGCCTTGCGCCGCGTCAAGGACAAGGTCGACGAGGCCAAGCCCGATATCCCCGACGACGCCAAGGAGCCGGTGGTCACGGAGCTGAACTTCTCCAACATGCCCATCTTCGTCATCTCCCTGTCCGGCGACTACGAAAGCGAACGCCTGGATCGCCTCGCCGACGACCTCAAGGATCGCATGAAGGCCCTGCCCGGCGTTCTCAACGCAGATCTGACCGGCAAGCAGACCAAGGAAGTGGCCATCGACGCCGATCCTTACCGCATGCGCCAATACGGCGTCAGCCTCGACGATTTGATGAAGACGGTGCAAGGGAACCATCGCAACATCCCGGGCGGCACCTTGGTGGCCGGCGGCAACCGCTTCAGCATCCAGCTCACCGGCGAACTGTCCAATCCCGACGACTTCGCGAATCTGATCGTCCGCGGGACCCGCTCCAGCCTGGTGCGCGTGCGCGACGTGGCCAACGTGCATTTCGGATACGCCCGCGATCGCTCGACCGTCTTCCGCCTGCACGGGAAGAATTCGGTGGCCATCTCCCTCACCAAACGCCCGGGCTCCAACATCGTGGAACTGGTGGACCAGGCCAAGGCCATCGTCGCGGAATTGCAGCCCAGCTGGCCGCACGGAACCGAAGTCAAGTACACCCTCGATCAGTCCATCGCCATCCGCCGCATGTTCCACGAACTGATCAACCACATCCTTACCGGCGTCTTGCTGGTATTCATCGTGCTCACCTTCTTCCTGGGCGCCCGTAACAGCTTCTTCATCTCCACCGCCATCCCCTTCTCCATGATGATGGGATTCCTGGTGCTGGATTATTCCGGCATCACCCTGAACATGGTGGTGCTGTTCTCCCTGGTGATCGCGTTAGGCATGCTGGTCGATGACGGCATCGTCGTGGTCGAGAACATCTACCGACATTTGACCATGGGGAAGAACCGCGTCCAGGCCGCCATCGACGGCACCAAGGAAGTGATGTTGCCGGTGGCCACCGCCACCTTGACGACCATCTTCGCCTTCCTGCCGCTCCTTCTGATGCCCGGCATGATGGGCCAGTTCTTCAAGTACCTGCCCATCACCGTATCCGTGACCCTGGCCGGATCCCTTTTCGTCGCCTTCGTATTCAATCCCGTCTTCGCATCGTTGTTCATGGTCAAGAGCCCCAAACTCGAAGAGGGCGGCGAGCGCTGGGAAAAAGTCAAGCAGCGTTACGGCGGCGCCTTGGATCGAATCATCGTGCATCCCTGGCTCATCTTCGCGTTCTGCGTCCTGTTCTTCGTCGGCGGCATCATGGTCTACGGCGCCACCCACTTGGGCGTCCTGTTCTTCCCCAAGATCGATCCCCTGGTCGCCGCCGTGGGCGTCACCGGGCCCTTGGGCATCGACATCAGCGAAACCGATTCCGCCCTCAAGGTGGTGGAAAAGAAGCTCTTCACCATGCCCGCCGATAGCGCCGACGTGGACGCCTTCTCCGGCGTGGTCGGCTTCGGGCCCCCCGACAATAACGGAGGCGACCGCCAGCCCGAGTCGCACAAGGCCTACGTCGACGTGTCCTTCAAGGACTATAGCGAACGCAACGTGAGCTCCTGGCTGTCCATGGATTGGATGCAGAGGAACATGAAGGATATCTTGCCGGGCTGGAAGGTCTCGGTTAAGGAACAGCAACAAGGCCCGCCCCAGGGCCATCCCGTCTCCTTCGAAGTCGTGGGCGATGACTTCGGCATGCTCTCCAAATTGGCCGGCGACCTCAAGGCCAAAATCGCGACCATCCCCAACGTGGTCAATCCCGATTGGGATTACGATCCCGTGCGCCCGGAATTGCGCGTCGACATCGATCGCGAGCAGGCCAAGGCGTTGGGCGTGACCACCGCCGACGTGGCCCTGGCGGTACGCGGCTCCATCCACGGCATCGAAGCCGCCAAGTTCCGCGTCGGTAAGGACGAGTACGACGTGATGGTGCGCCTGGATCCCAAGACCCGCGAGAACTTCCAGGGCCTGGACCAAATCACCGTTCCCCATGACGGCGCGCAGGTACCGCTCACCTCCATGGTCCGCATCACCCAAGGCGCCAGCCTGGCGAAGATCTCCCACGTCGAAGGCAACCGGACCATCCAGGTCTGGGGCGACATGGCCCCCGGCGTCCAGGACGAGTCCGGCGCCAAGGCCGCCGGCGCCAAAATCGCCGCCGAACTCAACAAAACTGCGCCTCCGGGCTACCGCATCCAAGCCGGCTCCAGCAACCGCGAACAGGACGATACCACGCGCTTCCTCTTCAAGGCCTTCTTCATGGCCGTATCCCTGGTGTTCCTGATCGTGGTGATGCAGTTCAACTCGGTGTTGCAGCCCTTCCTGGTGCTCATCGGAGTCCTGCTCGCCATCGGCGGCGTGTACTGGGGCCTCGCCATCATGCAGGTGCCTTTCGCGATCATGATGACCGGCATCGGCATCATCGCCCTCGCGGGCGTGGTGGCCAAGAACGGGATCGTGCTCATCGATTTCATCAACCATCTGCGCCGCCACGGCCATCCCCTGCGCCAAGCGGTGGTGGAAGGCGGCGCCACGCGCCTGCGCCCCGTCCTCCTGACCGCGGTGACCGCCATGTTGGGCCTGTTGCCCATGGCCACCGGCTGGGGCCTCGACTTCGTCCACTTCGGTTTCGAAACGAAATCGGAATCGGCCCTGTGGTGGAAGCCGATGGCCTGGGCCATATTCTGGGGCCTCGCCTTCAACACCCTGCTGACCCTGGTCGTAGTTCCGACCTTCTACTACTCGTGGGAGAAGATCAAAGAGAAGCGCGGCTGGAAGGTGAAGGAAGACCTGACCGACGCGCCTTTGGACGGCCTACCCGCCGGGAACAGCAACGGCGTAGTCGCCCGGGGCCATTGA